From the Moraxella sp. FZFQ2102 genome, the window TGCGCAAGCCCTGTATAAGCTTCGATCGCGTGCGTCAGTGCATCCATCGCAGTCATCGCTGTGACCTTCGGCGGCAGTGTCAAGGTCATGCGTGGATCGATGATCGCCGCATTGGGGAAGAGATGGTAAGAGACGAACGCAATTTTTTGTTGGCGCACGGTATCAGAGACCACCGCCACCATCGTCACTTCCGAGCCTGTGCCTGCCGTCGTCGGAATGACCAATAAAGGCTTGAGCGACTGCGTCAAATTATGCGCACCCGCAAACTGCATCAGATCATCACTGCCTGTACTCACCAAGATATTGGCAAGCTTCGCCGTATCCATCACCGAGCCGCCGCCCACCGCCAAGATCGCTTGGCAATGATGCGCGCGGTACAGCCTGCTGACTTCATCAATCACCGCAAGGCTTGAGTCGCTCGGCACTTGATCATAAATACAAGTAATCGCGCGACCTGCAGCAGCAAACACATCCATGATAATCGCAAGCAGTCCATGCTCACGCACCCCCGCATCCGTCACAACCATCAGCCGCTCCACGCCAAGCAGCTCAAGCTCAAAAGGAATATTCTCAAGCGCACTAGACCCTGCAATCAGCTTAACAGGACAATAAAATTCATAATACTCTTTCATATCAGATCCTTTGATGATTGTTAAGATTATTTTGTCAATGAAACGATCAATTTGCCATAAATTCGCAATGCCAAATTCAGCTTTTGGGCAAGGCTCAGCTGCTTAGGATAGACTTTAATCGCTCGGCGCGCCAGTGCTTTTGGCAAAATCACACTCTCTAAGCGGTTCAAACAGCGCACCAAAGTCACCGCACAGCCAAGATCACCATTGACCACCATGTGATTGGCTGCAAATGCCGCCGCGGTGCTTTTTTGAAACGATAGCACTTGATAAGCATATGCCAAGTGCTTAAAGCGAATGTGTAGTAGCTGATGCTTTGGTACGGCTTTTAGATATGATTCATCAAAGTCTGTCACGCGCGCTAGGCTTTTGCCACCGCCATCTGATGCAGGTGTAATCTTGAGCGCAAAGCCCAAATTTGTCCCATAAATACTCATCGCAATCACCAATCCATCAGGCAGCGCACTGATTTCATCCAAGATTACGGTATCAATACGACTTGCCAATACCAAACTGCGTGAGACGGTGTCAAACATCATTGCCACATAGCGACTTTGGGCTTTGGTGCTTGCGTTTGGCTGTACCTTGTCTATCACACTGGGCGAAAGATTGGATGATGGTAAATTCATGGCAACTTCCTGTGTTTTATAATTAAGTTATTTTAATTAATTACTACTTTTTTAAAAACAATTTTTCAATCCAAGCTAGTGCAGGTTTTTCATGAAATGGTGGTAAAATCAGCCGCAGTCCAAACATCTTTGGCATCGTCATCACAGAGCGCGCATGACTAAAGCTATAAAACCCTTCTGGCCCGTGATACTTGCCCATGCCCGATGCACCCACCCCACCAAATGGCAAATCATCTTGGGCAACATGGGTCAGCACGCTATTGACACCAAAATGTCCCGAGTGCGTACGGCTTGCCACCGACTGCGCACGACGCTTGTCATAGTCAAAATAATACAGCGCAAGTGGTCTATTGCCTGCATTGATCCGATCGATCACCGTATCCATGTCATCATATTCAATGATCGGTAAAATCGGCCCAAAAATCTCATCAGTCATCACCGCCATCTCATCGCTGACATTTGTAATTATTGTTGGGGCAATCTTGCGCATAGCAGACAGCGCATCATCAGATTCTTCAGCGGGATTAATTACAGTAACGGTCGCACCTTTTTGTTTAGCATCATTAATAAATCCACACAGTTTATCAAACTGCCGATCATGAATGATGCTGGTATAATCATCATTATAAACAAGGCTTGGATACATCTTACTCACTTGCACGCGATAAAGGCTGACAAACTCATCGACCTTGCCGCGCGGTAAATACAGATGATCAGGCGCAACACAAGTTTGCCCTGCGTTCCAAAGCTTACCAAACGCCACACGCTCAGCCACATCAGTAAGCGGCATCGATGGATGGACAATCGCAGGAGATTTACCGCCCAGCTCCAAAATCACAGGGGTTAAATTTGCCGCCGCTTGCTGCATCACTTTTCGCCCAACCACGCTTGATCCTGTGAAGATCAGCTTATCAAAAGGCAGGCAGCCGAACGCCTTGGCAAGTGCATCATCAGCATGATTACCATCATCTGTGATGACTGCCACTTGGGTAGCATCAAAAGTATCGCTAATAATTTTGTGCAGAACTTGTCCAAAATGGTATGATGCCGCCGACAGCTTAATCATCGCCACATTGCCCGCAGCAAGTGCGCAAACCAGCGGTGAAATCGCGAGCAACAAAGGATAATTCCAAGGCACAATGATACCAATCACACCATAAGGCTGATACGCCACCGTACCTGTGGCAGGCTGATGCAATAGGCTGATGTGGCGTTTTTGCGGCTTCATCCATGCGGCAAGATGCTTTTGGTAATATTTGATATGCTCAATACAAGTGAGTAGCTCGCCGATTTTCGTTTCGGTAAAGCTGCGATTGCCATAGTCTTGATGAATGGCGGCGGTGATGATGTCTTGATGGATTAATAAGGCAGACTTAAGTTTCTCAAGCCAAATAAGCCGCTCACTTGCTGTCGGCATGGGGTTTTGTTGATAGGCGCGTTGTTGAGTGGTGAAAATTTCGTGTAGCGCGTGAATGCTTGTCATGGCCGTCCCTTTTGGCAAATCCTAATAGCATTATACAAAGCCCTACGCCATGCGCGCAACCATTAAAAGCATAGAAACTGGCTGAAACCTTGGCGTTGACCGCGTTTTATACGCATCAGTTTATAAAGGTGTCAAATTTAGCAAAATTTGCTATAATGCAAAAATTTAGCAATAAGCAATAAAACAATGACCCAACCAATCGACAAGCTCAAAACTTCTCCGTTTGCGCGCCGCCTATCCATCGCCAAAACTTCGCTCAACATCGGCAAAAACTGGGCAAAATCCAGTGTCGGCAGCCTATTTATGAGCCAAGACGAAAAAGCAGCCGCCAAGCATACGCTGCTACAAGAGCAAGCCGATTATCTGGTCGCCGAACTTGGTAAATTAAAAGGCTCGGTGGTGAAAGTCGGGCAGATGCTTCCTCTGTACGGTGAGCACTTTTTGCCGCAGCAGGTGCTCGACGCCCTGCACACGCTAGATGCCAATACCACGCCGCTGGCTTGGCACATCATTTATGATGCCATCAAGGCAGAGCTTGGTGAGCGCGTTAGTGATTTTGAGATTGAGCGCGCGCCGATTGGCACAGCAAGCCTAGCCCAAGTACATAAGGCGGTGCACAAATATACTGGCCGTGAAGTCGTGCTAAAAGTCCAATACCCCGGTGTGGCGCAGTCGATTGATTCAGACCTTTCTATTTTTAAGCATTTATTAAAAATTACCAATGCTGTGCCACAGACCAAGGCACTGGATGCATGGTTTGGTGAGATCGGTGAGCTTCTGCATCGCGAAGTGGATTACACACTCGAAGCCAACACCACCAAGCGCTTTGCTGCCTATCTTGCCGATGACAGCCGTTATGTCGTACCGACCATTTATGATAATTACAGTACGCCACGCTTGATTTGCA encodes:
- a CDS encoding iron-containing alcohol dehydrogenase produces the protein MKEYYEFYCPVKLIAGSSALENIPFELELLGVERLMVVTDAGVREHGLLAIIMDVFAAAGRAITCIYDQVPSDSSLAVIDEVSRLYRAHHCQAILAVGGGSVMDTAKLANILVSTGSDDLMQFAGAHNLTQSLKPLLVIPTTAGTGSEVTMVAVVSDTVRQQKIAFVSYHLFPNAAIIDPRMTLTLPPKVTAMTAMDALTHAIEAYTGLAHNPISDAYAVAAIEKISQHLLPVLDRPSDSEGRLHIAQAATMAGIAFSNSMVGLVHALGHALGAVAHLPHGVCMNVFLPYVLAYNLSTDQARIAQLLLPLTNHEVYAKTSPNQRAKVAIDAILQLRDEMYARTGLPRTLQECMTVSQDQFDEISQKAINDGEIIYNHAESDIDDIKQILQDAWDGQAWRDRLNKM
- a CDS encoding coniferyl aldehyde dehydrogenase, with translation MTSIHALHEIFTTQQRAYQQNPMPTASERLIWLEKLKSALLIHQDIITAAIHQDYGNRSFTETKIGELLTCIEHIKYYQKHLAAWMKPQKRHISLLHQPATGTVAYQPYGVIGIIVPWNYPLLLAISPLVCALAAGNVAMIKLSAASYHFGQVLHKIISDTFDATQVAVITDDGNHADDALAKAFGCLPFDKLIFTGSSVVGRKVMQQAAANLTPVILELGGKSPAIVHPSMPLTDVAERVAFGKLWNAGQTCVAPDHLYLPRGKVDEFVSLYRVQVSKMYPSLVYNDDYTSIIHDRQFDKLCGFINDAKQKGATVTVINPAEESDDALSAMRKIAPTIITNVSDEMAVMTDEIFGPILPIIEYDDMDTVIDRINAGNRPLALYYFDYDKRRAQSVASRTHSGHFGVNSVLTHVAQDDLPFGGVGASGMGKYHGPEGFYSFSHARSVMTMPKMFGLRLILPPFHEKPALAWIEKLFLKK
- a CDS encoding AarF/ABC1/UbiB kinase family protein, yielding MTQPIDKLKTSPFARRLSIAKTSLNIGKNWAKSSVGSLFMSQDEKAAAKHTLLQEQADYLVAELGKLKGSVVKVGQMLPLYGEHFLPQQVLDALHTLDANTTPLAWHIIYDAIKAELGERVSDFEIERAPIGTASLAQVHKAVHKYTGREVVLKVQYPGVAQSIDSDLSIFKHLLKITNAVPQTKALDAWFGEIGELLHREVDYTLEANTTKRFAAYLADDSRYVVPTIYDNYSTPRLICMSFEHGVSLNDDTLKQLPQDRKNALGQAAIEVVIRELFEWGEMQTDPNFGNYLVRYEDGIDKLILLDFGAIKQFDPHLLTIARGLITAGYSQDKDAMMAAMTGYNFFDKLTGKPKSDMADVFLMACEPFAQAARLNAVHDGNSPHLDADGRYIWAESDLYARVMTTAKNGMQSLEFTLPPKEMMFISRKFIGAYALLVALDARTDADGLVGKFAQS